From Providencia sp. R33, a single genomic window includes:
- a CDS encoding SulP family inorganic anion transporter, with protein sequence MIKAKLFVWMPGLKTLFNYQLSDLGPDVKAGLSVAAVALPVAIAYAELMGVNAIVGLYACILPMFFYALFGTSKQLIIGPDAATCAVIAAAVAPLAMGDENVRWQLIIVMSLMTGIWCLIAARFRLGTFADFLSRPILQGLLNGVALTIVVSQVGKIFGITTLPAGFIERLIAFPQSITQTHIPTLLVAVATLAITLVIKRVRSKWPSLLIAMVLATVASIVFNLEQYGISIVGNLGDGLPSIPMPEFPPGLLRDLVIPSMNLAVISFVSFMMTARSFASKNGYAIDADQELRALGIANIASAFSQGFAVSAASSRTAVNDMMGGKTQLVSIVAALTILAVLLFSMDLLEYIPMPALGMVLVVSTFSLISFRSILSMRKRNREAFFLCVFTLIAVLLVGLISGVGLAVLLGLLQFIRVIFRPTDQQLGVDEQGMLHSMTSDNDIQPIEGVLIYRFNSPLTYFNVNYFKERLNKHLDNQLKRPAWVIVDAAVSFTHNDVSVFSTLNDIVTSLKAKGVTLVLAGRRTSIKRWLEQNKITRSDDDLLVVPDIYFAIRLIQSKQQIQIKCVEDRKTQEEMNTLEQKRDCEELDEPFNLKSENN encoded by the coding sequence ATGATAAAGGCGAAGTTATTTGTCTGGATGCCGGGTTTAAAAACGCTGTTTAACTACCAGCTTTCAGACTTAGGGCCGGATGTGAAAGCGGGGTTGTCAGTTGCGGCAGTAGCATTACCTGTTGCGATTGCTTATGCCGAATTAATGGGGGTAAACGCCATTGTTGGTTTGTATGCCTGTATCCTCCCTATGTTTTTTTACGCCTTATTTGGAACCTCGAAGCAATTAATCATCGGCCCTGATGCGGCAACTTGTGCAGTTATTGCCGCTGCTGTTGCACCGCTAGCGATGGGGGATGAAAATGTTCGCTGGCAGTTAATCATCGTAATGAGCTTAATGACAGGGATTTGGTGCTTGATAGCGGCGCGATTCCGTCTAGGAACCTTTGCGGATTTTCTATCTCGCCCGATACTACAAGGCTTGCTAAATGGTGTAGCACTAACCATCGTGGTGAGCCAAGTCGGTAAAATTTTTGGTATTACCACATTACCTGCAGGTTTTATCGAACGCCTTATCGCGTTTCCTCAATCTATAACACAAACGCATATACCTACGTTACTGGTTGCTGTGGCAACATTGGCAATCACATTGGTTATCAAGCGAGTGCGTAGCAAGTGGCCATCATTATTGATAGCAATGGTTCTTGCAACAGTAGCGAGTATTGTTTTTAACCTTGAGCAATATGGCATTAGTATTGTTGGGAATTTAGGCGATGGGTTGCCTTCTATACCTATGCCTGAGTTTCCACCAGGGTTGCTACGAGACTTAGTTATCCCCTCAATGAACTTGGCGGTAATTAGCTTTGTGAGCTTTATGATGACGGCACGCAGTTTTGCCAGCAAAAACGGTTATGCCATTGATGCAGATCAGGAGCTTCGTGCGTTAGGGATAGCCAATATTGCCTCTGCGTTCTCCCAAGGCTTTGCAGTAAGTGCAGCAAGTAGTCGTACTGCGGTTAACGATATGATGGGGGGAAAAACGCAACTGGTTTCTATTGTTGCGGCATTAACGATTTTAGCCGTATTGCTATTTTCTATGGATTTATTGGAATATATTCCGATGCCTGCGTTAGGAATGGTGCTGGTCGTTTCGACGTTTTCGTTAATTAGTTTTCGCAGTATTTTGTCCATGCGTAAGCGTAATAGAGAAGCTTTTTTCTTATGCGTCTTTACGTTAATAGCTGTACTGCTCGTTGGGCTAATTAGTGGCGTTGGCTTAGCGGTATTATTAGGTTTATTACAGTTTATCCGAGTGATATTTAGGCCGACTGACCAACAACTTGGTGTGGATGAGCAGGGGATGTTGCATTCGATGACATCAGATAATGACATTCAACCGATTGAAGGTGTTTTAATTTATCGTTTTAATTCCCCGTTAACCTACTTTAACGTGAATTACTTTAAAGAACGCTTGAATAAACATTTAGATAACCAATTAAAGAGGCCTGCTTGGGTTATCGTCGATGCAGCGGTGAGTTTTACCCATAATGATGTAAGTGTATTCTCAACCCTTAATGACATCGTTACGTCTTTGAAAGCCAAAGGCGTTACGTTGGTGCTGGCAGGGCGCCGTACATCAATTAAACGTTGGCTAGAACAAAACAAAATTACGCGTTCAGATGATGATTTATTAGTTGTGCCCGATATTTATTTTGCAATTCGTTTGATTCAAAGTAAGCAACAAATCCAAATTAAATGTGTTGAAGACAGAAAAACGCAAGAAGAGATGAACACTTTAGAACAAAAAAGAGATTGTGAAGAACTTGATGAACCATTTAATTTGAAGTCAGAAAATAATTAA
- the cls gene encoding cardiolipin synthase: MATVYTLMSWLLFFLYWLLIAAITVRILVKRRPVTSAMTWLLIIYILPLVGIIAYVAFGELHLGKRRVDKAHQMWPSVATWLENLRHSKHIFSSENSSVAEPLFQLIEKRQGIAGVKGNRIQLLTTCEDSLKAIVNDINNAQHSIEMVFYIWQPGGLVDGVTEALLNAAKRGVKCRIMVDSAGSWHFFRSDYPAKMRAAGIEFVESLKVNLMRFFLRRMDLRQHRKIVIIDNYISYTGSMNMVDPRYFKQDSGVGEWIDILVRMEGPVSTTLGIVYAFDWEMETGQRVLPPAPDSNIMPFEQANGHTTQTIASGPGFPDELIQQSLMTAMFSARKQLIMTTPYFVPSDDLMHAICTAAMRGVDVSIIMPRQNDSFLVRWASRSFYSELLEAGVKIYQFEDGLLHTKSVLVDGELSLVGSVNLDMRSLWLNFEITVVIDDKSFGSDLTLVQYDYMARSTRLEIEEWEQRPFWNRVVERVCYFFSPLL, translated from the coding sequence ATGGCAACTGTTTATACCCTTATGAGTTGGCTTCTATTTTTCCTTTACTGGCTACTTATTGCAGCGATTACTGTTCGCATTTTAGTAAAAAGAAGGCCAGTGACCTCTGCAATGACATGGTTATTAATTATTTATATCCTTCCTTTAGTTGGGATCATTGCTTATGTCGCCTTTGGTGAGCTTCATTTAGGGAAACGCCGGGTTGATAAAGCGCACCAGATGTGGCCTTCTGTCGCCACATGGCTCGAAAACTTACGCCATTCAAAGCATATTTTTTCTAGTGAAAATAGTTCTGTAGCAGAACCTCTATTTCAACTTATTGAAAAACGCCAAGGCATAGCTGGGGTTAAAGGAAATCGCATCCAGCTATTAACCACTTGCGAAGATTCATTAAAAGCCATTGTGAATGACATTAATAATGCACAACATTCTATCGAAATGGTGTTCTACATTTGGCAGCCTGGTGGTTTGGTTGATGGCGTGACGGAAGCCCTGTTAAATGCCGCGAAGCGCGGTGTTAAGTGCCGTATTATGGTTGACTCTGCAGGAAGTTGGCACTTTTTCCGCAGTGATTATCCTGCAAAAATGCGTGCAGCAGGTATTGAGTTTGTCGAGTCACTCAAAGTCAATTTAATGCGTTTCTTCTTACGCCGCATGGACTTACGTCAACACCGTAAAATCGTCATTATCGATAACTATATTTCATACACTGGAAGTATGAATATGGTCGATCCCCGCTATTTTAAACAGGACTCAGGTGTTGGTGAGTGGATTGATATTTTAGTGCGCATGGAAGGCCCTGTGAGTACCACGTTAGGGATTGTGTATGCCTTTGACTGGGAAATGGAAACAGGCCAACGTGTATTGCCGCCAGCGCCTGACAGCAATATTATGCCGTTTGAGCAAGCCAATGGGCACACCACCCAAACTATTGCATCAGGCCCCGGTTTCCCTGATGAACTCATCCAACAATCGCTGATGACCGCTATGTTTTCTGCTCGCAAGCAGTTGATCATGACGACACCTTATTTTGTTCCTAGCGATGATTTAATGCATGCAATTTGTACCGCTGCTATGCGTGGTGTGGATGTGAGTATTATTATGCCAAGGCAGAATGATTCGTTCCTCGTTCGTTGGGCAAGCCGTTCATTTTACAGTGAATTGCTTGAGGCTGGCGTAAAAATTTATCAATTTGAAGATGGCTTATTGCACACCAAAAGCGTTTTGGTAGATGGTGAGCTCAGTTTAGTGGGCTCTGTTAACCTTGATATGCGCAGTTTATGGCTAAACTTTGAAATCACTGTCGTTATCGATGATAAAAGTTTTGGTAGCGATCTGACGTTAGTTCAGTATGATTATATGGCTCGCTCGACACGCTTAGAAATTGAAGAATGGGAACAGCGCCCATTCTGGAACCGTGTGGTTGAGCGCGTTTGTTATTTCTTTAGCCCACTGTTATAG
- the ompW gene encoding outer membrane protein OmpW — protein sequence MKKLTALVLAAATLAPAASIAHEAGDFLFRAGTATVRPNAGSDNVLGSLGSFGVNNNTQLGLTFGYMITDNIGVELLAATPFEHKVGTGPTGNIATVKHLPPTLMAQYYFGSKEDKLRPYLGAGLNYTFFFDEKFNNNGKSYGLTDLDLSSSWGFAAQAGMDYMLTDNWMLNASVWWMNIETDVKFKAGGVQQKVDTRLDPFVFMFGAGYRF from the coding sequence ATGAAAAAACTCACTGCGCTTGTATTAGCGGCTGCTACTTTAGCTCCAGCTGCTTCTATTGCACATGAAGCTGGCGATTTTCTATTTCGCGCTGGTACGGCAACTGTAAGACCTAATGCAGGATCTGATAATGTATTAGGTAGTTTAGGATCGTTTGGTGTTAATAATAATACTCAATTAGGTTTAACCTTTGGGTATATGATTACCGATAATATCGGTGTGGAATTATTAGCAGCAACGCCGTTTGAACATAAAGTAGGTACAGGTCCAACAGGTAATATTGCAACCGTTAAACATTTACCACCAACTTTAATGGCGCAATATTATTTTGGTAGTAAAGAAGATAAATTACGCCCTTATTTAGGCGCAGGTTTGAACTATACCTTCTTCTTTGATGAAAAATTCAATAATAATGGTAAAAGCTACGGTTTAACAGACCTCGATTTATCGAGCTCGTGGGGCTTTGCGGCACAAGCGGGTATGGACTACATGCTGACCGATAACTGGATGTTAAACGCCTCAGTTTGGTGGATGAATATTGAAACGGATGTTAAGTTTAAAGCAGGTGGTGTACAGCAAAAAGTAGATACTCGCTTAGATCCATTTGTATTTATGTTTGGAGCAGGTTATCGCTTCTAA
- a CDS encoding TonB family protein, with protein sequence MRWIRWSLIIVISLSIHAGLAMAWIFNQPHLAKDPEPMTIAMVAFAAPEPASEPVQEVETPVEPEPEPIIEPEPEPVVEPAIVLPKKKPEVKKKPKPKQEEKKKIKEDVKPVEKQLAMNNIKSDATAPKTNNNPVTTAKNTGASNSQSTAKSGPRALHKQAPVYPERARRLGKEGYVKVRYDIDDGGRVTNIEFVEVSPKGLFERDVKRAMNRWTFEKQPAKGYVTEIYFKLDGTVSQV encoded by the coding sequence ATGCGTTGGATCCGTTGGAGTTTAATTATCGTCATTTCGTTATCTATTCATGCTGGCCTTGCAATGGCATGGATTTTTAATCAACCTCATTTGGCGAAGGATCCTGAGCCAATGACGATTGCGATGGTTGCTTTTGCTGCTCCAGAACCAGCGTCAGAGCCTGTTCAAGAAGTTGAAACGCCTGTCGAACCTGAGCCAGAACCGATTATCGAACCTGAACCCGAACCTGTGGTTGAACCGGCAATTGTATTACCGAAGAAAAAACCTGAAGTGAAGAAAAAGCCAAAACCAAAACAGGAAGAGAAGAAAAAAATTAAAGAAGATGTGAAGCCAGTTGAAAAACAACTTGCGATGAATAACATCAAATCAGATGCAACGGCTCCGAAAACCAACAATAACCCTGTCACGACAGCGAAAAATACCGGGGCGAGCAATAGCCAGTCTACCGCGAAAAGTGGCCCTCGGGCATTACATAAACAAGCTCCTGTTTATCCTGAACGTGCGCGTCGTTTAGGAAAAGAGGGCTATGTTAAAGTGCGTTATGATATTGATGATGGTGGCCGTGTGACGAATATCGAATTTGTTGAAGTGTCACCTAAGGGTTTGTTTGAGCGAGATGTTAAACGCGCAATGAACCGTTGGACATTCGAAAAACAACCGGCAAAAGGCTATGTCACCGAAATTTACTTCAAACTTGATGGTACAGTTAGCCAAGTGTAA
- a CDS encoding HI1450 family dsDNA-mimic protein: MTEKHNTHLIDEDDIIEMAYDLFLEGAMDNLEPADQLIFALQFEDSGAAEIVDLTDSWQGILANEANLSQFSEVIIGLAKTPDDELDDIFARVLISRHPTEPFHHILWKK, from the coding sequence ATGACTGAGAAACACAATACACATTTGATCGATGAAGACGATATCATTGAAATGGCTTATGACCTTTTCCTCGAAGGCGCAATGGATAACCTAGAGCCTGCCGACCAACTGATTTTTGCCTTACAGTTTGAAGACTCAGGTGCGGCTGAAATTGTTGATTTAACGGATAGTTGGCAGGGTATTCTGGCAAATGAAGCAAATTTATCCCAGTTCAGTGAAGTGATTATTGGATTAGCGAAAACTCCCGATGACGAACTCGACGATATTTTTGCTCGCGTCTTAATTAGCCGCCATCCTACAGAGCCTTTCCATCATATCCTGTGGAAAAAATAA
- the yciA gene encoding acyl-CoA thioester hydrolase YciA, with protein sequence MQLPNGELVLRTLAMPADTNANGDIFGGWLMSQMDIGGAILAKEIALGRVVTVAVNGIKFQKPVAVGDVVCCYARCLKTGKSSITINIEVWVKKVATEPVGQRYRATDAVFTYVAVNDDNTPRELPTEKQHFQLASSEQITE encoded by the coding sequence ATGCAATTACCAAACGGTGAATTGGTTTTACGAACCCTAGCCATGCCAGCGGACACAAATGCCAATGGCGATATTTTTGGTGGCTGGTTAATGTCACAAATGGATATTGGCGGTGCTATTCTTGCAAAAGAAATTGCACTCGGCCGTGTTGTTACCGTCGCAGTGAATGGCATAAAATTCCAAAAACCTGTCGCCGTCGGCGATGTCGTCTGTTGCTACGCACGTTGCTTAAAAACGGGTAAAAGCTCAATTACCATTAATATTGAAGTGTGGGTGAAAAAGGTCGCAACTGAACCTGTTGGCCAGCGCTACCGCGCAACTGATGCTGTCTTTACTTATGTGGCGGTAAATGATGACAATACCCCGCGGGAGTTACCAACCGAAAAACAGCACTTTCAATTGGCGAGTTCTGAGCAAATCACTGAATAA
- a CDS encoding YciY family protein, producing the protein MRRSRHEVGRWRMLRQVQRRRRRWLEGHSRRNMHIYAMRKIDIYRRRHSLLFTQWIE; encoded by the coding sequence ATGAGACGTAGTAGGCATGAAGTCGGTCGTTGGAGAATGTTAAGACAAGTACAGCGTCGCCGTCGACGCTGGCTAGAAGGGCATTCAAGACGTAACATGCACATTTATGCGATGCGCAAAATCGACATTTATCGCCGTCGACACTCACTGCTCTTTACTCAATGGATCGAGTAG
- a CDS encoding septation protein A gives MKQLIDFIPLIIFFIVYKRYDIFYASGALMVTTPLALLATYLIYKKVEKVAKITCAIVMGFAALTLIFHSDAFIKWKVTIIYGAFAIALLFSQWFTEKPLIQRMLGSNQEIKLADSYWNKLNSAWAIFFVFCAVLNIYVAFWMAQDIWVNFKVFGLTAGTLIFTVLSVVYIFKNMTKEAVEKHEE, from the coding sequence ATGAAACAACTTATTGATTTTATCCCTCTGATTATCTTTTTCATCGTGTATAAGCGATATGACATTTTTTACGCCAGTGGTGCCTTAATGGTTACTACACCGCTCGCGTTGTTAGCCACTTACCTTATTTATAAGAAAGTCGAAAAAGTCGCCAAAATAACCTGTGCGATTGTGATGGGGTTTGCTGCCTTAACACTCATTTTCCACAGTGATGCCTTCATTAAATGGAAAGTCACTATTATTTATGGCGCATTCGCAATCGCGTTATTATTCAGCCAGTGGTTTACTGAGAAACCGCTCATTCAGCGAATGCTGGGAAGTAATCAAGAAATTAAATTAGCCGACAGTTATTGGAACAAGCTTAATAGCGCTTGGGCAATCTTCTTTGTTTTTTGTGCTGTCTTAAATATTTATGTCGCCTTTTGGATGGCGCAAGATATTTGGGTGAATTTCAAAGTATTTGGACTAACCGCTGGGACACTGATTTTTACTGTGTTAAGCGTGGTGTATATTTTCAAAAATATGACCAAAGAAGCAGTTGAAAAGCACGAAGAGTGA
- a CDS encoding YqaE/Pmp3 family membrane protein, with translation MRLILAILLPWLQFFTIGRPFAGIICLILQLTLIGWLPAAIWSVYALSQYNTDKKIEKAFGQNRN, from the coding sequence ATGAGACTCATTTTGGCAATATTATTACCATGGCTGCAATTTTTTACGATTGGACGTCCATTTGCAGGAATAATTTGTTTGATTTTACAACTAACATTAATTGGGTGGTTGCCTGCCGCTATTTGGTCTGTATATGCATTATCGCAATACAATACGGATAAAAAAATTGAAAAGGCGTTTGGGCAGAACCGAAACTAG
- a CDS encoding YciC family protein, with product MSISANSLISDSVNFFKNQLSGLFTIVVLATAVSLVIYAMMIPNEQMIGVLAQAQSQMIESGNAGLQDWILGLSEQDKSSILRVSFGLILSVTLGSLVLICGTLSYIAGMSRGEEMNATQALSASLSKAPSLFLLLVVCSLLIQLGITIMVLPGIVLAIGFSLAPAILISEKTNPFSAMGKSWKMAYANWRIALPMILIWMAAQMLVSVLLSSLQLNHIVLNGISFLLNNIVAAFALIYFYRLYMLVNKNA from the coding sequence ATGTCCATTTCGGCCAACTCACTCATCAGTGACAGCGTTAATTTTTTCAAAAATCAACTGAGTGGCCTTTTCACCATTGTTGTCTTAGCAACGGCGGTAAGCCTCGTGATTTACGCTATGATGATCCCGAATGAACAAATGATTGGTGTGCTGGCTCAAGCACAAAGCCAAATGATTGAGTCTGGGAATGCAGGTTTACAAGATTGGATATTAGGCCTTTCAGAACAAGACAAAAGCAGCATCCTACGCGTTTCCTTTGGGTTAATTCTTTCGGTTACGTTAGGCAGCTTAGTGCTTATCTGTGGCACTTTATCTTATATTGCAGGAATGTCCCGTGGTGAAGAGATGAATGCAACACAGGCGCTTAGCGCTTCATTAAGCAAAGCCCCTTCTCTATTTTTGTTACTTGTTGTTTGTTCGCTTCTTATTCAACTTGGTATCACGATTATGGTGCTTCCCGGTATTGTTCTGGCGATTGGTTTTTCTCTCGCGCCAGCCATCTTAATTAGTGAAAAAACAAATCCATTTAGTGCGATGGGTAAAAGCTGGAAAATGGCTTATGCAAACTGGCGTATTGCACTACCAATGATTTTAATTTGGATGGCAGCACAGATGCTAGTGAGTGTGTTATTAAGTAGCTTACAGCTGAACCATATTGTCCTTAACGGTATTTCATTCTTATTGAATAATATCGTCGCCGCCTTCGCCTTAATTTATTTCTATCGTTTATATATGCTAGTCAATAAAAACGCTTAA
- a CDS encoding SMI1/KNR4 family protein, with protein MATDFSQDEEAILRQWQQINEQYPNDVLTRIREKIPLVKQVDSELDLFGADSHEYELNPVIALADIEKWQKRTGATLPQDFVQFLTQIGNGGLGPYYGIVRFEDSESRFDQTAALPSILSPDMSEEEWQKLTFLDDDCSDEEFDERENYIHQGVFYLGTCGCEYDLLLVISGEYAGRIIYTNHWCGSNQPFFFSYELSFSQWYERWLDEVIQGYETSWFGHRLGGNEQILLSLYSQANSDVKHIDVLNGLTKLPRLSNDGALFLESIIKNGNSELSQKALSVLAKFSFNVSKLYLMNALKSEDRELNKLAVQSIFWYQKDQFTCYQSLILSRLKQTDCADFVSFSGYILKELNDVKVESFQHLFCHNNPDITVAALYAAAADTQLASKINQYFPAMISDNPQVALIAVQSFIRTETMTAEGIAYLEMAWQKYPKEKDEYIRNNIIRFVKKFAIEGNFT; from the coding sequence ATGGCGACTGATTTTTCACAGGATGAAGAGGCGATTTTACGCCAATGGCAGCAGATTAATGAACAGTATCCGAACGATGTATTAACTCGAATTCGAGAAAAAATTCCACTAGTTAAACAAGTGGATAGCGAGTTAGACCTATTTGGTGCAGACAGTCATGAATACGAACTAAACCCTGTCATTGCTTTGGCCGATATTGAAAAATGGCAAAAGCGAACAGGGGCGACATTACCGCAAGATTTTGTGCAATTTCTAACACAAATTGGTAATGGGGGGTTAGGGCCTTATTACGGCATTGTCCGTTTTGAAGATAGCGAAAGCCGCTTTGATCAAACAGCGGCTTTACCTTCTATTTTAAGCCCTGATATGAGCGAAGAGGAATGGCAAAAACTGACTTTCCTTGATGATGATTGCAGTGATGAAGAATTCGATGAAAGAGAAAATTATATTCACCAAGGTGTTTTTTACCTTGGAACCTGTGGGTGTGAATATGATTTATTATTGGTAATTTCTGGGGAATATGCAGGGCGGATTATTTATACAAACCATTGGTGTGGTTCTAATCAGCCTTTCTTCTTTTCTTACGAACTGAGTTTTTCACAATGGTATGAACGTTGGTTAGATGAAGTTATTCAAGGCTATGAAACCAGTTGGTTTGGTCATCGACTAGGAGGTAATGAACAAATATTACTCTCTTTATATTCACAGGCGAATAGTGATGTTAAACATATTGATGTTCTCAATGGTTTAACCAAGTTGCCTAGATTATCAAATGATGGTGCTTTATTTTTAGAATCAATCATTAAGAATGGAAATAGTGAATTAAGCCAAAAAGCATTAAGCGTGCTGGCGAAATTTTCTTTTAATGTATCAAAGCTTTATTTAATGAATGCATTGAAAAGTGAGGATCGTGAACTCAATAAGCTCGCTGTTCAATCTATCTTTTGGTACCAAAAAGACCAATTTACATGTTATCAATCACTGATACTATCACGGTTAAAACAGACTGATTGTGCTGATTTTGTGAGCTTCTCGGGGTATATTCTTAAAGAACTCAATGATGTGAAAGTCGAGAGCTTTCAACATCTTTTTTGCCATAATAACCCAGATATTACAGTTGCTGCACTTTATGCCGCAGCGGCAGACACTCAATTGGCGTCAAAAATAAACCAGTATTTTCCCGCTATGATTTCCGATAATCCACAAGTGGCATTAATTGCAGTCCAATCTTTTATTCGAACTGAGACAATGACCGCTGAAGGGATTGCTTATTTAGAAATGGCGTGGCAAAAATACCCGAAAGAAAAAGATGAATATATCCGAAATAACATTATTCGCTTTGTTAAGAAATTTGCTATTGAAGGGAATTTTACTTAG
- a CDS encoding ShlB/FhaC/HecB family hemolysin secretion/activation protein → MNFRFLFLSSTLLIFPFYVAGDPSQAVNQQINNQISQDKSRQQQTQLDTKDVLGKKQERANNILVFDDEEHCFDMKKVILVSEPKLPSMRPLETYANQVVGVCIGIKGVETLAKGLQDNIIKSGYVTTRVNIPEQNISEGILTLEIIPGKVANVKLSEDSDTYITLGAIMPAKEGDILNIRDIEQGLENLERIPGAKANIELSPGKEFSTSDITIQREKSPHVNVGGYYNNSGSRQTGKDQVGVTIYGNNLTSLNDTVYISAGKNLKNQERYSTSNAAIYYAVPYNYWLFSLYASKSDYKQTIKDVVSYKYHGDSKYYNATASNVFLRGQTFKDTASIQLIKRKSEYKLEDVKLLSQERNLTTFKVGVNHRQNIDNATLDASLNYQRNVPWLGAEQSWDMKYGDASHMARVYTLDVSGMIPIVFDDFVMSYNPQFFLQYTKDRLTIQDQFSLGNRWTVRGFDEEYSLIGDKGFYLRNEFNFYIPGFSFYPYYAIDYGRVFGGVYPLGIYSDDQLLGTAIGMRGNMNIFSYDLFLGAPLYKPNEYETNSVNAGLNVQWFW, encoded by the coding sequence ATGAATTTCCGTTTTCTTTTTTTATCTAGCACTCTGCTCATTTTTCCATTTTATGTTGCAGGTGACCCCTCTCAGGCTGTTAATCAGCAAATTAATAATCAAATTAGCCAGGATAAATCTCGTCAACAACAAACGCAGCTAGATACCAAAGATGTCTTAGGAAAAAAACAAGAACGTGCAAATAATATTTTGGTTTTCGACGATGAAGAACATTGCTTTGATATGAAGAAAGTTATTCTCGTCTCTGAACCAAAACTGCCCTCCATGCGCCCTCTTGAAACATATGCAAACCAAGTTGTGGGGGTCTGTATTGGCATTAAAGGTGTCGAAACACTCGCTAAGGGGCTACAAGATAACATTATTAAATCGGGTTATGTTACAACAAGGGTCAATATCCCTGAGCAAAATATCAGCGAAGGAATTTTGACGTTAGAAATTATTCCCGGAAAAGTCGCCAATGTGAAATTATCTGAAGATAGCGATACCTATATTACACTGGGTGCAATCATGCCCGCAAAAGAAGGTGATATTCTGAATATTCGCGATATTGAACAAGGTTTAGAAAACTTGGAGCGTATTCCTGGCGCTAAAGCAAATATTGAATTATCCCCTGGTAAAGAATTTTCAACATCCGATATCACTATACAAAGGGAAAAATCGCCTCATGTTAACGTCGGAGGTTATTACAACAACTCAGGCAGTCGCCAAACAGGCAAAGATCAAGTCGGAGTGACAATCTATGGTAATAATCTGACCAGTCTTAACGATACCGTTTATATCTCAGCAGGAAAAAACCTGAAAAACCAAGAGCGATACAGTACAAGTAATGCCGCAATTTACTATGCTGTTCCCTACAATTATTGGCTTTTTTCTCTCTATGCCAGCAAAAGTGATTATAAACAAACTATTAAAGATGTCGTCAGTTATAAATACCACGGTGACAGCAAATATTACAATGCCACCGCCAGTAATGTTTTTCTGCGTGGGCAAACATTCAAAGATACCGCATCTATTCAATTAATTAAGCGAAAATCAGAATATAAACTGGAAGATGTTAAACTCTTATCTCAAGAGCGCAACTTAACTACGTTTAAGGTTGGCGTAAATCACCGACAAAACATTGATAACGCCACGTTGGATGCTTCCCTTAATTACCAACGAAATGTTCCTTGGTTAGGTGCTGAGCAAAGTTGGGATATGAAATACGGGGACGCAAGCCATATGGCTCGTGTATATACCCTAGATGTTTCGGGTATGATCCCTATCGTTTTTGATGATTTTGTGATGAGTTACAACCCGCAATTCTTTTTACAATACACTAAGGATAGGTTAACCATTCAAGACCAATTTTCGTTGGGTAATCGGTGGACAGTGCGTGGCTTTGATGAAGAATATTCACTTATTGGCGATAAAGGCTTCTATTTAAGAAATGAATTTAACTTTTATATTCCAGGTTTTTCTTTCTATCCTTATTATGCAATTGATTATGGCCGCGTATTTGGTGGTGTGTATCCTCTTGGTATTTATTCCGATGACCAACTTTTAGGAACGGCGATTGGTATGCGAGGGAACATGAATATCTTCAGCTATGATTTATTTTTAGGTGCCCCACTGTATAAGCCTAACGAATATGAAACCAATAGCGTCAACGCAGGGTTAAATGTTCAATGGTTTTGGTAG